The bacterium sequence AGTCCAGCGCCTTCGTGTTCGTCGTCACCGCCAGGCACTTGGTGATCGCCGACGTCAGCGTCGTCTTCCCGTGGTCCACATGACCGATCGTCCCCACATTCACGTGCGGCTT is a genomic window containing:
- a CDS encoding GTP-binding protein, with the protein product MGKEKFVRDKPHVNVGTIGHVDHGKTTLTSAITKCLAVTTNTKALD